TCTGGAGGATCAGAACTTGAACCTTCACTCTCCACATGAGATCTCTCCAAAATCAGCCCACCCAATCCTTTAACCGAATCTCCTGATCCCACCCCTTCCTCATTACCCACTTTATCGTTatcaacaatttcatcatttaaactGTCACTTCGGTCACCATTTGTGCTTCCCATCAAAAGCTCGTCACTTTTTACCACTTTATTATCATGACTACCACCATTCTCCAAGAATTCATCGACCACTACCTGCTCTTGCACCTCCTCATCAACATCCTCATCTTTCACAGTCGAAACAGCCTGAAGGATGCTAGTACCCTGTGTGTCTGGCCTAGCAGCCGAAGAAGAAGATCCTGCCCGGCTCTGGTTCGAAGAAGAACCACTGCCTCGCTGAACTAGAATACGAGTCATCTGGCTTCAATCTTTATCGTCCTCAATTATTTACTAAGTGCGTTAATTCTTCCTCCAAAATGGCCAAAACTTAAAGACTCGTAGGTTTGTCGCGCGTTCTTGCCTTAGGTGCAGTGATGCCAATTCCTTGGCTGAAGGAATTCTTCCAGCCCAGCGCACTCAGCTCCTTGTCGTTGCAGCGAAAGGATTTCTGCATTCCCCTAACAATTTTCATGAGACCCTGACCTCcaacttttaaataataataaccttCTCTAAGTTGTCGAATTTTACCCGGAATAAGAAATCCAAAGATTCACCTTCAAAAGCCCAAGCTGCAACCAACacacaaaaatcaaacaataaaaatcacacCTTTCTTTAAAACATAACACTTTCAGGTTTCTGAAGTTCTTTCAATTCTAAACCCTTCAACCCTTTTCCAATTcccaaaaaaaaggaaggaaattcAAGTGAAGTATGCCTCAAATCCTAGCCAAATCATTATCCTTCAAAGATTGTTCCCTTCAAAATACTAACttaaaatatacaagattgaaAAATCCAAAGCCTTGATTATCAAGAAAAAGACACTTCTTTAATCCACTTAACTACACTAATTAACTTAGATTACACAGATACAACTATAAACAGTTTCATTACTTTTCTTTCGCTTTCCCATCATTTTTCAGCAACCAAACAAAGACCGCATAATCAAATCAAGAACACGAGCAGAGATCAGGTgaagaacagaaaagaaaaccctaGAGTTGACTCAGCACGAGTTATAACAAGAAGACTCACCtcacagagaaagagagagaagagtaacaggttaagaaaagaaatttttttgagatCTGTAAAAGCAAAAACAGAGAACGAAAGAGAgagtccttttattttagggttttattttttatttttattcttatttataaaGAAGCAAAGGATGATAAAGCAAAGAACTTggtggagaagaagaaggagagagagggggggcgTTTTAACGGtggatggagagagagagagtgagggaTGTGACGTGGAGTCTACTACATAGGAGACGGCTGAGCGATGATTGCTACACGTGCCGTTTTTTAGCATGTTTGTTTCGCACGTGTGGAaggtgataaattaaattattaagggCAGGATTCTTAAAGGTGTCCCAACTATTGACCTTTTCTTACTTGAGTTACCTAAGTCTTTTTTGCTTCAATTGACACCCCTAAATGTTtaaattctcatttatttatataacaacttaagatgaagatgaaattcATGAATGAATATGTatgaaaagttttgaaattttatttagtgtTGAAACGAGTGTatagaatataattttaaaacttagttCGGCGGGTTGATCATGGATCTAAACCAGtttaggttgaaaaaaaatctggTTAATTTGGTAGCATAGCTGACCAAACTTGACTCGGTTAAAATCCGACCATCTAttctatgattttgtttttgatttttttctaaaataatgttattttgatttatttttttaaaataaaaatcaacatgtgTTGgtcaaaacaatgttattttaatttatttatttttaaaaaaaattaaaggtcgATCTCCAACTCATGATCTATCatgaatcaagttttaaaacaacAGTAAAGAATACTAAGGAGAAGCTAAATGTGTATTTGGTATttcgattaattttaaaaaaatataaattcaatgtatttttagaggaaaaaaactCTCAAACTACAgttctaaattacatgaaaaaaggaTCATAATTTCTATTATATCACATATTTTTGAGCCATGCCTCCCATGAGAAAATCAACTAATCTTAatccccataaaaaaataaaaccagttTTGTGTATGTATATGCAGATCAAGCAAATTCTATTCCTGTCTAGTACATGCCACAAAAGTCCAAACGGTTACCTTAAGAATCCAATTGAGATAAGAAAAAATTGTGAAGGACTCGACTGAGACTATATATATGATTGGAGGACCATTTTTGGGTTTCCGAATTATTAATGTAAAGAAGACTGAGAAGTGATGGATGGTTGACGTACGCGTGTGGTGTCATGTTTGCTCCCTGTTTTCGAGTCAGAGAGAGAGAAGGCGCAAGACTGAGCTATATTCCTAATTTCCTTGCTCGTTTGGCTAATCAATCCCTGTGATGTATGTAAATCTTCactttagtccctaaacttcgGTTTTACTTAATCATGATAGCTGAGGTCAAGGCTTTAGCGAGAGAATTCTGAAGGCTGCTGGTAAGAAGAGCATGCATACATGAAAGTTGGGAGATCATTAAACTCGGCATGGAAATGAAACAACTGAGTGAAAAAAGGAAGAGTCTGATCGGATGTCCCCATAATGCTAGTGGTGGCAGCAAAACCAGCCTGAGAACCAAGTCGAAAACGGCTAAGCCTTTTTTCCATCCTTTCCGGTGGTGCTGGGCCGCTTTTGGTGCAACTATGATAGGAGCCGGAGCACCCACAATGCCTTTTCCTTTAGTGTCTACCTTTGGTTCttgaataatgatttttgttgCTTCACCACTGCAAAATGTAGCTAGTGATCAGGAGACAGCTTGTTGAAAAACAATGCCAGGAAAAGACGCGACTTATATAGGAGATCGAGTTAATGGATTAGCAAAGGAGTGGTTGCCACAATCTAACTTGCTCCACTTCATACAAAACAACGAATTGGACGACTAGAAGGCAAAACTCGACAAAGAAGCTGTAGAGCCTAACCGCTTTCATATTTGTTCACTGCAAAGAGGAGAGTTGAATGGTAAATAGAAACAAAGTTATTGCTAcaagtaaataaaaagagatcCAGGAATCACATCTTGGTCGAAATTCATCTCATTAGAGAGGGGTTTTCCTCTGTATAAATCAATCGCTATTCAATTTACACCTTtcagaaaaacaaagaatacaGTGGGAAATTTATTTTCACAACGTAAAATGGGTGCCAAAACTGAAAGGACTTTAAATAATGCTGCACAAGAGGAAAGGATGCTATTCCTAAATTACAAGCCGCACTAGATGAGtttgcctttattttttacatgtataTCCCAAAACTCCCATAGGTAAAAGAAACCAATTTTAACATGTATCAATGCTTTGCAGTTGGAATTCCTAAAAGTAATATCGAACAAACCGAATTTCCCTTccctttcaaaacaaaaacgtCTTTCAAGAATAACAACTATAAACAAGTTTTATGGCCGCACTCTCAATCCTCTTTCAGCAAGCACTTCATGAACTCGACGAGCAACTTCAGCAGTGTCATTTAGAGGTGGGTAGCTCCAGCTTTCTGAAATCTGAAAGAGATAGACAAGCAGATTACCTACGTAATTAAGTGAAGGAGAAACTTGATCACTACATGTACTGGTTAAGATATAGATGAGAATTCAGTCGGTGCACTAATTATTCATTGCATAAAGGGAACAACAATTTccagaaataagaaaaaataatcagaacAAATTCCCAGGACAGCCATTACAAAACCTATCAGCTAAAGTGGATGAgaaacaagtactttcatagtTGTTTGGCGATGTATGACCATTCAAATTtaccttcagttttttttacaaataacacAATCTTTATGAAGTAGAagtattatcatatttttacataaagtaaaattttgaaaaaatcttctagagaagaaataataaatgaatttgcATTTaactaattgaaaaaacaatgttCGACAGCTAATATGGGTCTGGGAGATAATTAGTACATCATTTAAATAAGTATTCTACTATTTACTTACATCCTCAGATCCTGTAAATGGTCGAACCACTCCTCGCTCACTCAAAGATTTATGGAAGTCAGCCAACTTCCATGTGCAACGTTCAGATCCCATCACATAAACAGGTTTCCTGCAAGAACAGTATTGGAGTTTTAAATCAgcatttacaaaataaaacaggGCATCTCGGAGCTTTTATGTTCTAAATCATCACAGTTGATAGAGATAATTTTCATGCATACCCAGTACTGCAAGCCTCACTTATCATACTGACTGAATCTGCTGTGACAACAAATGCGTCTCCCCAAGCTAAATGTCCCATATATGGATTTGGCTCTGAATGTTATGACATGCAAAACTTATAAGATTGTGAGCTCTAGTAATTTAACTAGtatgaattgaatttttcaaatcaatcaacAATACCTTCACCATCCCAGATGTAAACTTTTGGATTATTTGCAAGTTCTTTGATTATTATGTTTGAAACCTGTAGGTAGAATGACAGACGCATATATTGAGGGATAAGTGGCAGGTATTGGAAAAAGAAACTATGAGAAATGAGTGGCCATACCTTCTCAGGTGTcctatttgagaaaaatattctGACACTCCCGCAGCTCACAAGCACGTTAGTCACAAAGGTACATAACTGCTTCGCTAGGTCCGTTCCATAACGACAGTGACCTAAACAATTTTAGGCACCATATCATATAATTATGTCTTAAATTCTCAGTCCATGAGAAACATCAAGAACAAAGAGAACGGGGAACTTTTAAGTTCTctgcataaaaataatcataaacccaaacccaaacagAGCAGAACAAAAGAAATAATCGAACATGCCTTTTCAACTTCTAATTCTTTAATTGGGGCACGAACTCGTGACAATGTTTGATTTTAAAGTTTCAGTTATTGCTAtgctaacattaaaaaaataaaataaataagaaagcaTTTCCTACAACAAATTCAATATAACTGGTGTTCTGAGATATATGATGGAATCTCACAAGGAATTGCATATCTTCAGCGCATAGCAAAGCCAAGTTTAGTTTTGGTAGTTGAGTTATTTTGAAGAGTCCGCATGATGTAAAAACAACAGCAATAATCAACTTCGACTCTCacaacaatttcatcatttaatttcaaGGATCAACTTATGGTGTAGTGGAAAAGAGTTCCTCTTTACAGCAGATTTTCAAGGTTTGAACCTCCTCCCACCCCTCTCCCTCCTTCTCCCCCAGGGTTTGAATgcaacaaaaatcaatatatgCAGTAGTGACCACGAAGGCAATACTCCtatgagattaatataacaaaaaataaaatagcataatGCACGGACCACTatatcaagaaaagacaaacaATGGAAGTGAGACTGACAATTTGCACCAAAACTGTCTAATCACAAAAGAGTACAGTGGGTTAAAAGTGTAATGGCTAATTACATGAAGGCCCTCCAATGTTAACCACCAGCAAAGGCTTTGGCAAAGGTGCAAACTCGTCATGCCATGTACTAGCTGCACTGCGTAACGCagcaaaatcaatttgatgtaaGGCTCCCACGGTAAGAACCTGAAGTTCAATGGTCATGTTATAAACTGCTAATTACCATCTTCAAAAAGAGAGATTGTCAACAAAAAAGTCTCATTACTACCAACCAACTAGAGCAATATAATGTTTTGATACATACCACATGCTCATCAGGAGGTTCGCGTGGAGTTATCCACCTCTGAAGAAATCGAGGAACTTGTTCTTGTGCTTGGGGAGTCAAAGGATAATAATCGTGATGAGGTGTGACAACCAAGTCAAACCTACTCAAGTCTGACCTTGGATGTTGAATCTgcgtgagaaaaataaaatgaatatcgAAGCTTTTGTGCAACAACAGAAAGAGGATCGAGTTGAATTGGCAGGGCAGCTTTGGAAGCTGTGTCTGACACTGTATAGTATGCAAAGAGTCCTTACATATGCATTGGTTTATTATAGAACTTTGGAAGCTGTAGCTGTCACTGTACAATAGGCTAACATAGGTATATACTAGCCCTTATGTATATAACGGTTTATTCATCCATCTGATACTAATAGCAAAAGGTTACAAATTGGATCCTCCTtggtatattttttagatagccATCAAAGAACCGTGTTATTTATAGAATGTAGCAAATAGCTTTATCAAGTGCAATTTAAATTAAGGGAAGGCCTCAAACCTGAACAAGGAAAACTTTTTCTGATGCTAAACGTTTTATAGAGCTTGCAACAGAAATTGTATCTCTTCCAGATGCAACTACCAATAAAGGGCCATCCCTGAAACAATgcagcaaaacaaataaattaaagaaaaaagaggtcTGTTTACTGATAGGAACTAAGAGGTGTAAAACGGAAAATTCGTATTGCAAATACCAACAAGTTTGGGACCGCTGCATATTTTAGTGGAgtaataggtttcaaatccaACATAGCTCCACAGGGCAACAATCACATAAATGCAGCACAAGGAcgaattaaaagacaaaaaaaaataacagaaccTTTTCATGAGTCTACATCGCAAGGTTAAAGCACCATTAGTCATTCACAACACAACCCTTTCATTTCCATATGAGCACATGATCTTCACAATCCATTAACCACCAATACCATAATCATGCATTTTCTtcactttccttttcctttcacaaGGTTGCACAGATACCACGTCATCCATTAACCTCTACCACACGCCCATGTTCAATACAGATAAGCACGACTTACAAGAAGCGTACTTTCAAGTTTGCACCTTTGTTTGAATAAAACAGGTAAAATTCACTCGAAATGATATATACTTTTAACACTTTCAGTAACTTAACAAGTTCAAATTACACAAAAGCCTGTAAGAAAATTACTTCTCATAACTTTCTCGTGCCATATTCACAATCCGCTTCGAATCAGCTTCTAAAATTGACGACAAGCCCACATTGCGACCTTTCTCCGACGGCAGAGGTGAAAGTCTCCTCCGCCGCGACGCTATTAACCGCAAATAACTATATATCCGCCTTATGATGTAGTACAACAACTTGTGGAGAGAAATCGGTAGCCAATGCAACCACTCATTTATGCCTCCTCTTGGTCTCGTCACTCTCTACATccatccaattaaataaatgctcCAAAAaccaatccaaaaataaaagattaaaccCTAATTTAGCAGGAactaaaaaacaagcaaaaattatttctttttttgtgattaagGAGTTGAAAAGGAGAGAAGTGAACTGACAAATAAGACGTGCTTATCATAGAGGCCAAGAGCACGAACTAAGCCGAGGCTCTGGTTTTCTGAACCGGGAAATCCGTTGCCGATGACGACGGCACGGCGAATGACACTGTACGCGCCGTTTTCGAAGATCTCCGGTACTCCCATGGTGGGACTCGGGGGTTCCGGTAGCCTTATTGGCTTCATGAATTGATTTCCACTCCGATTACAGATTCCAAACCCTAATTCCGTTCGAATTCGATAGCATGGAAATTTCCGGAGAGACAGAGAGGAGCCACTGGCTATTGCTAAGAacgttttgtttttctgttgaaCTTTGCTGAAATGCAGGGTTGTTTTTAGATTTGCCTTATTGTGGGGGTGCAGGTGGAAAGCACGGCCCACAAATTAAAAGCCCAGCAActgtgtgataattaaatagaaaattatttgcagcccaatatatatatatatatatatatatatatatatatatatatataaaacactacAAATCAGGGGCCTGCGGCTATTGTAACAGTGTGGAGACACTCTTGTTTGGTAATGTTTGTTTGTGCAGTggcatgtgttttttaaaagaattattttaaaaatatattttttaatgaattttttttaaaatatattttgaaaataaattgcttccataatattaaacactaccATAAGTATCCTACGTGCTCCAAGTCTGATCTACTCTAGCGTTCGGGTTAATGTAGTTGATCCATGTCAATTCATCAActataaaatgatgttattttatataaaaaaaattaaaataatattatttttttataaatacaaaaaaatattaaaataaaattattttaaataaaattttaaaaaatcaatctcttAGATAAATTCTCATCCGGGTTTTATCGAGTTCACCGGATTAATTCtgaaaatccaataaaaaaacaaatcgagcAAGTGAGATCTCatacattttaaaatgtttgatCACTAAAAAAGTATAATCATGGAAATTCTTAGAGACCGGAGCAAGAGCAGAAAGATTGAATATGGAGTGCAGTGCTTGCAGGGATGAGTGTTCATGAGATAGTGGGGAATCCACTTGACTAATGGCTAagcattttcaattgatttcaGGGATCCAGTGAGTGGACCAATTTCAAATACAGTATAGTCCAATGCAGCAAGAGATGACAAATGTAATCaagaatgattttcttttattcagaAAACATGAACACTTCTTCAATCTGTGTCGCGACTGTGTATCCTCAGATGGCTTCATGAGCCAAATTCCCTACCATTCTAGCCAGAGGCACAGGACACTTTGTAACAATGTCAAACCTGGATGGATTTGAGGCATTACGAAATAAAGAGAAGCTTAATAGAAGAAGCTCCCCAAGGGACAAACTTGAGGAGAGGAAACCTTGCCAGTAATAAGGATCCAAATCAAAGAAAGCATCGAAGAACCTCCTCGTCCCCTTCAGATCAAGCTTCAGCAAAGTCTCCATCCCAAAAGAATAAAACTCCCTTGTACACCTCCTCTCTAATGGCCACAAGCCATTCCACACTCTATGATGAAGTGGCCTGCCCCTGATCATTCTGGTTGAGCCAAGACACTCCACAATGGCACCAGCTACAATTGGGGCTAAGGCCATTGTTCTAGCCACCATGTACCCAGTTGAGGGGTGGACTACCCCTGAAGTCCCGCCGATAGCCATCACACTTTGAGGGATTCGTGGGAGAGGTCCTCCCATTGGAATCAAGCATTTCTCTTCCTCGATAACATTCTTCACTCTGATTCCTAAATGTCTTAGCCTTGCTACCATCCTGTTCTTGACCTCCATGTATGATAACAGAGGCTTACTAACCAAGGAAGTCTCTTCCAGAAATACAAGATTGGAATCAAATGGCATAGCATACAAAAAGGTTGGAAGTTTTGAATTGTTTGCACGCAAACAAGGTTCATTTCCCAGATGGGAATCTCTCCAATCCATAAGAACCATTTTATCCAGATCAAATGGATGGTAATCAACTTCAGCTAAAATGCCATGAGCAATCTGATATCCATGGTTTCTTGGCTTATCATACTCAGTAAAAGTACTAGCAAAACCACTTGCATCAACAACTAAGCTAGCTCTTAGCTCAATCCCATCATCACAAACAATTGAAGATTCAAACTCCTCATGCTTCACTTTCCAAACCTTAGCCTTATGAAACCTAACCCCATTAGAGGCACAATTCTCCAACAATTTTGTCTTGAATTCCTTCCTGCCAACACGAGCATAAGGACGATCTAAATACTTGGTCTTGTCATCATCGATATAGACACAAGTCATAGGCCATGTTTTGTCCAAGCAATCAACAAGCCCCAAGCTCTCAAACTCATCAACCCAAACACCGTAGTTATTAGGCCACATAGAAAGCGGGGAAGGATCAACACAACATACCTTAACTCCATAGCGAGACACTTGCTCAGCAAGACGCAAACCAGCCGGGCCTGTCCCAATAACGATCACATCAAAGCAACGATGCCTGTCTGCAGGATCAAACCATGAGAGATCAAAATCCAAGGACTCAGGTTTTGATAGAGGTTTCAAGTCAAGAAAGCTTCCAAACTTGCTGCTTTGGATTCCATGGTGGGATTTTCTTGAAGGTGTGGTCTGGGGTTTTCGAGAAGAGAATAGAGGAGTAGGTTTATGGTTTAGCAGAAAAGTTTTTGCTTCAGGGGCTGGAGGAAACAGCCTGATAAGAGTTGCCATGTGCAAGTAccggagagaaagagagagataggAAGCAGTAGTATGGAAACAAAGAAGAGTTGGCAGAGAAATTCTTGTTCATGGGAGAAGTACTGGAAGATAGTGTTGAATAAAGACATAGTGGAATCCCTGAGTCTCCGCAAGAAAAGGATACTCCCATGACCTACCAGTGTGGTTGCAAGTTTCAAAGAAACAATGGGAAACATCAAATGAATTCCCCCAACTTCTACACTCATTCCTAATTGATctcaagtttataaattttatcgaTTTGATCCTTTCtcggttcaattttttttttatcaaatcttcTTTAAAATAACATTCCATAAAATGTGAAAATGTTTACAAATGGAAagaatccaattaaaaaacatgagaaatgtttgaaatttaataaaaatatttggccCAAGTTTCAAACAAGCTAAGTATTTAGCGGAACAAACTAAATGTTAA
The DNA window shown above is from Populus trichocarpa isolate Nisqually-1 chromosome 4, P.trichocarpa_v4.1, whole genome shotgun sequence and carries:
- the LOC18098069 gene encoding mitochondrial fission protein ELM1, with product MKPIRLPEPPSPTMGVPEIFENGAYSVIRRAVVIGNGFPGSENQSLGLVRALGLYDKHVLFRVTRPRGGINEWLHWLPISLHKLLYYIIRRIYSYLRLIASRRRRLSPLPSEKGRNVGLSSILEADSKRIVNMARESYEKDGPLLVVASGRDTISVASSIKRLASEKVFLVQIQHPRSDLSRFDLVVTPHHDYYPLTPQAQEQVPRFLQRWITPREPPDEHVVLTVGALHQIDFAALRSAASTWHDEFAPLPKPLLVVNIGGPSCHCRYGTDLAKQLCTFVTNVLVSCGSVRIFFSNRTPEKVSNIIIKELANNPKVYIWDGEEPNPYMGHLAWGDAFVVTADSVSMISEACSTGKPVYVMGSERCTWKLADFHKSLSERGVVRPFTGSEDISESWSYPPLNDTAEVARRVHEVLAERGLRVRP
- the LOC18098070 gene encoding capsanthin/capsorubin synthase, chromoplastic; the protein is MATLIRLFPPAPEAKTFLLNHKPTPLFSSRKPQTTPSRKSHHGIQSSKFGSFLDLKPLSKPESLDFDLSWFDPADRHRCFDVIVIGTGPAGLRLAEQVSRYGVKVCCVDPSPLSMWPNNYGVWVDEFESLGLVDCLDKTWPMTCVYIDDDKTKYLDRPYARVGRKEFKTKLLENCASNGVRFHKAKVWKVKHEEFESSIVCDDGIELRASLVVDASGFASTFTEYDKPRNHGYQIAHGILAEVDYHPFDLDKMVLMDWRDSHLGNEPCLRANNSKLPTFLYAMPFDSNLVFLEETSLVSKPLLSYMEVKNRMVARLRHLGIRVKNVIEEEKCLIPMGGPLPRIPQSVMAIGGTSGVVHPSTGYMVARTMALAPIVAGAIVECLGSTRMIRGRPLHHRVWNGLWPLERRCTREFYSFGMETLLKLDLKGTRRFFDAFFDLDPYYWQGFLSSSLSLGELLLLSFSLFRNASNPSRFDIVTKCPVPLARMVGNLAHEAI